From the Theobroma cacao cultivar B97-61/B2 chromosome 2, Criollo_cocoa_genome_V2, whole genome shotgun sequence genome, one window contains:
- the LOC108660423 gene encoding uncharacterized protein LOC108660423, which translates to MATASATLSPVTLAAATVISPGRRTSVNVKYISGLNAFGGLKAHNNVVSLGLPVCTEQSFAKVVSSLRAPSKGKGGGALSSTCNAVGEIFRIAAIMNGLVLVGVAVGFVLLRIEASLEEAD; encoded by the coding sequence ATGGCAACAGCCTCAGCTACACTCTCCCCTGTCACACTTGCTGCTGCCACTGTTATCAGTCCCGGGAGGAGAACGAGCGTTAATGTGAAGTACATATCAGGGCTGAATGCTTTCGGTGGGCTAAAGGCTCACAACAATGTGGTCTCACTAGGCCTGCCGGTTTGCACCGAGCAATCTTTTGCAAAGGTTGTGAGCTCACTCAGAGCTCCATCGAAGGGAAAAGGTGGCGGTGCCCTCTCTTCAACCTGCAACGCAGTTGGTGAGATTTTCAGGATTGCAGCAATCATGAATGGCCTTGTTCTCGTCGGGGTTGCTGTggggtttgttcttcttcgAATTGAAGCATCTTTGGAAGAGGCTGATTGA
- the LOC18607243 gene encoding transmembrane protein 45A isoform X1, which produces MGTFVGHLVPGLALTFLGLWHTINNIRNYCLKGSTKFTVRFWYPFNGPLSRFKHLELIFILSFSLLAIFMQILDYPFLRFAFELDSFEHASMFLHLAIFAGFTLSAELTQSSEILSAVPGILVASVFGQELFLLHFHSADHVGLEGHYHWLLQLIVSVSLLAALAAMLLPTSFSTVLVLSISVVFQGCWFMNMGFMLWTPEFVPRGCIMQLAESSSDSMHGAVTCESHEADMRARALANLQFSWILSGILIFTGLTCLKFSKKCTLGAQSTEYEQLQVKGSDVPITIDSFKRADP; this is translated from the coding sequence ATGGGCACATTTGTTGGACACTTGGTGCCAGGCCTGGCACTTACCTTTCTTGGCCTATGGCACACCATCAACAATATCAGAAACTATTGTCTCAAGGGCTCTACGAAATTTACAGTAAGGTTTTGGTACCCCTTCAATGGCCCTCTTTCTAGATTCAAACATTTGGAGCTCATTTTTATCCTGTCTTTTTCCCTGTTAGCAATTTTCATGCAAATTTTAGACTACCCTTTTCTTCGATTTGCTTTCGAACTTGATAGCTTCGAGCATGCGAGCATGTTTCTCCACCTTGCCATATTTGCAGGTTTCACTCTTTCTGCTGAATTAACTCAGTCCTCTGAGATTCTATCTGCTGTTCCGGGAATTCTTGTAGCGTCTGTTTTTGGTCAGGAGCTTTTCTTGCTCCATTTCCACTCAGCTGATCATGTTGGACTTGAAGGCCATTACCACTGGCTCTTGCAGCTCATAGTGTCTGTGTCTCTCCTGGCAGCTTTAGCAGCAATGCTTCTACCAACTAGTTTTTCCacggttcttgttctttcgaTTTCTGTTGTATTTCAGGGTTGTTGGTTCATGAACATGGGATTTATGCTGTGGACACCTGAGTTTGTTCCACGAGGATGTATTATGCAGTTGGCTGAAAGCAGCAGTGACAGCATGCATGGAGCTGTGACTTGCGAGTCACATGAAGCAGATATGAGGGCCAGAGCATTGGCAAACTTGCAATTCAGTTGGATACTCTCTGGAATTCTGATATTCACAGGATTAACCTGCCTGAAATTCTCCAAAAAATGCACCCTAGGGGCACAATCAACTGAATATGAGCAACTTCAAGTTAAAGGCAGCGATGTCCCCATAACTATTGATAGCTTCAAGCGAGCTGATCCTTAG
- the LOC18607243 gene encoding uncharacterized protein LOC18607243 isoform X2 yields the protein MAHHQQYQKLLSQGLYEIYSFTLSAELTQSSEILSAVPGILVASVFGQELFLLHFHSADHVGLEGHYHWLLQLIVSVSLLAALAAMLLPTSFSTVLVLSISVVFQGCWFMNMGFMLWTPEFVPRGCIMQLAESSSDSMHGAVTCESHEADMRARALANLQFSWILSGILIFTGLTCLKFSKKCTLGAQSTEYEQLQVKGSDVPITIDSFKRADP from the exons ATGGCACACCATCAACAATATCAGAAACTATTGTCTCAAGGGCTCTACGAAATTTACA GTTTCACTCTTTCTGCTGAATTAACTCAGTCCTCTGAGATTCTATCTGCTGTTCCGGGAATTCTTGTAGCGTCTGTTTTTGGTCAGGAGCTTTTCTTGCTCCATTTCCACTCAGCTGATCATGTTGGACTTGAAGGCCATTACCACTGGCTCTTGCAGCTCATAGTGTCTGTGTCTCTCCTGGCAGCTTTAGCAGCAATGCTTCTACCAACTAGTTTTTCCacggttcttgttctttcgaTTTCTGTTGTATTTCAGGGTTGTTGGTTCATGAACATGGGATTTATGCTGTGGACACCTGAGTTTGTTCCACGAGGATGTATTATGCAGTTGGCTGAAAGCAGCAGTGACAGCATGCATGGAGCTGTGACTTGCGAGTCACATGAAGCAGATATGAGGGCCAGAGCATTGGCAAACTTGCAATTCAGTTGGATACTCTCTGGAATTCTGATATTCACAGGATTAACCTGCCTGAAATTCTCCAAAAAATGCACCCTAGGGGCACAATCAACTGAATATGAGCAACTTCAAGTTAAAGGCAGCGATGTCCCCATAACTATTGATAGCTTCAAGCGAGCTGATCCTTAG
- the LOC18607244 gene encoding pentatricopeptide repeat-containing protein At2g15630, mitochondrial, which translates to MIRDSSKILFPSFNNMKANKVLSSQILKRKKLKTVIPHSSALFSSTSQLVTSNQSQTASSQISPELLIESVRSSQWHFIKHQLSDLNPSVISTVLLNLRKTPELALQFTSHIEFQRLDVKTRCLAIAVASRLPSPKPTLQLLKQTIYSDIASVTVIFDELALARDRLGISTTILFDLLIRACCEMKRVDEGLECFYMMKDKGLIPKIETCNDMLSTFLKLNKTESAWVLYAEMFKMRIKSSIYTFNIMINVLCKEGKLKKAKEFINFMENLGVKPNVVTYNTLIHAYCSRGRVEGARLVLNAMRSKGIELDSYTYSSLISGMCKEKRLGEASEMFEKMKEMGLVPSAITYNTLIDGYCNYGDLEKAFGYRDEMVERGILPTVSTYNLLVHALFMECKMGEADDLVKEMREKGLVADEITYNILINGYSRCGNVKKAFSFHDEMLTKGIQPTQVTYTSLIYVLSRRNRMKEADDLFEKIMSKGVAVDVVMFNALIDGHCANGNMERAFSLLKKMDKLNVSPDDVTYNTLMQGHCRKGRVQEARELLDEMKRRGIKPDHVSYNTLISGYSRKGEMKDALRVRDEMLSIGFNPTLLTYNSLIQGFCKNQEGDLAEDLLKEMVSKGITPDDSTYLSLIEGMGTIDHSVESCNPC; encoded by the coding sequence ATGATTAGAGATTCATCGAAAATCCTTTTTCCCTCCTTCAATAACATGAAAGCTAACAAAGTCCTGAGCTCTCAAATCCTGAAACGGAAGAAGCTAAAAACAGTTATTCCCCATTCGTCTGCACTTTTCTCTTCAACCTCACAACTGGTCACCTCCAACCAATCCCAAACTGCATCATCACAAATATCCCCTGAGCTTTTGATTGAATCTGTCCGCTCTTCTCAGTggcatttcatcaaacaccaATTATCAGACCTCAACCCATCTGTTATATCAACCGTCCTCTTAAATCTCCGCAAAACCCCGGAATTAGCCCTCCAGTTCACTTCCCACATCGAATTCCAACGACTCGATGTCAAAACCCGTTGCCTTGCCATTGCAGTTGCCTCACGTCTCCCATCCCCCAAACCCACTTTACAACTATTAAAGCAAACCATTTATAGTGACATTGCTAGTGTTACAGTCATTTTCGATGAGTTGGCACTTGCTCGTGACAGGTTAGGTATTTCAACTACTATTCTTTTTGATTTGTTAATAAGAGCTTGTTGTGAAATGAAGAGGGTTGATGAAGGATTAGAGTGTTTTTATATGATGAAAGACAAGGGTTTAATTCCAAAGATCGAGACTTGTAATGATATGTTAAGTACGTTTTTGAAGTTGAACAAAACTGAGAGTGCTTGGGTTCTGTACGCTGAGATGTTTAAAATGAGGATTAAGTCCAGCATTTACACGTTTAATATAATGATAAATGTGTTGTGCAAGGAAGGGAAGCTGAAGAAAGCAAaggaatttattaatttcatggAGAATTTAGGGGTTAAACCAAATGTTGTTACTTATAATACACTAATTCATGCTTATTGTTCGAGAGGAAGAGTTGAAGGAGCTCGTTTGGTTTTGAATGCAATGAGAAGTAAAGGTATTGAGCTGGATTCTTACACGTATAGTTCTCTTATTAGTGGTATGTGTAAGGAGAAAAGACTTGGGGAGGCATCTGAGATGTTTGAgaagatgaaagaaatggGATTGGTTCCAAGTGCTATCACTTATAATACCTTAATCGATGGTTATTGCAATTATGGGGATTTGGAAAAGGCATTTGGTTATCGAGACGAAATGGTTGAGCGGGGTATATTACCAACTGTCTCAACTTACAATTTGTTAGTTCATGCACTATTTATGGAATGTAAAATGGGTGAGGCCGATGATTTGGTtaaagaaatgagagaaaaggGGTTGGTTGCTGATGAGATTACGTATAACATCTTAATTAATGGATACTCCAGGTGTGGAAATGTGAAGAAAGCATTCAGTTTTCATGATGAGATGTTAACAAAGGGGATTCAACCTACACAGGTAACTTATACGTCacttatttatgttttaagtAGACGGAATAGAATGAAGGAAGCAGATGACCTGTTTGAAAAGATAATGAGTAAGGGTGTCGCAGTAGATGTTGTAATGTTCAATGCATTGATTGATGGTCACTGTGCCAATGGCAATATGGAGCGTGCATTTTCattattgaagaaaatggaTAAATTGAATGTTTCTCCTGATGACGTGACTTACAATACTTTGATGCAAGGGCATTGTAGGAAGGGAAGAGTCCAAGAAGCTCGTGAGCTTCTTGATGAGATGAAAAGAAGGGGAATTAAACCTGATCACGTTAGTTACAACACTCTAATTAGTGGATATAGCAGGAAAGGTGAAATGAAGGATGCATTGAGAGTTCGTGATGAGATGTTGAGTATAGGTTTTAATCCCACCCTTCTCACTTATAATTCCCTTATTCAAGGGTTTTGCAAAAACCAGGAAGGAGATCTTGCTGAAGATCTTCTAAAGGAGATGGTTAGTAAAGGCATTACCCCTGATGACAGCACTTACTTGTCTTTGATTGAGGGGATGGGGACAATTGATCACTCTGTGGAAAGTTGTAACCCTTGCTGA
- the LOC18607245 gene encoding diphthamide biosynthesis protein 3, protein MSYDDVEIEDMQWSDELQAYTYPCPCGDLFQITKEELKLGEEIARCPSCSLYITVIYNAEDFADDKSKNNLEPEKRQAVAVA, encoded by the coding sequence ATGTCGTACGACGACGTGGAGATAGAGGACATGCAGTGGAGCGACGAGTTGCAGGCATACACTTATCCATGCCCGTGCGGCGATCTTTTCCAAATCACAAAAGAGGAGCTAAAACTCGGCGAGGAAATCGCCCGTTGCCCAAGCTGCTCTCTCTACATCACCGTCATCTACAACGCCGAGGATTTCGCCGATGACAAATCAAAGAACAACCTCGAGCCTGAAAAACGGCAAGCCGTCGCCGTTGCTTAA